The Microbacterium sp. LWH7-1.2 genome window below encodes:
- a CDS encoding AzlD domain-containing protein produces MTMWTAILVASIICVALKTVGYLIPSKWVEAPTPMRIADLLTVALLAALVAVQTLGAGQAVVVDARVPAVLVAAGLLMLRAPFLVVVIAAALVAALLRLWGWAA; encoded by the coding sequence GTGACGATGTGGACCGCGATCCTCGTGGCCTCGATCATCTGCGTCGCGCTCAAGACGGTGGGGTATCTCATTCCATCGAAGTGGGTGGAAGCGCCCACACCGATGCGCATCGCGGACCTCCTCACCGTTGCGCTGCTCGCCGCCCTCGTCGCCGTGCAGACCCTCGGCGCCGGGCAGGCGGTGGTGGTCGATGCGCGGGTTCCCGCGGTGCTCGTCGCGGCGGGACTGCTGATGCTGCGCGCGCCGTTCCTCGTCGTGGTGATCGCCGCGGCCCTCGTGGCAGCGCTGCTGCGGCTGTGGGGCTGGGCGGCGTAA
- a CDS encoding AzlC family ABC transporter permease, with product MTLDPHFDDAHSAGEGRRAAREGLGVALATSAYGISFGALAVAAGLDVWQTCVLSLVMFTGGSQFAFVGIVGAGGLAAVPAAIASAALLGVRNVAYGIRMSPVVGAGFWRRAAAAHFTIDESTAVALAQRSPHARALGFWVTGIGIYVGWNLSTLAGALLGDVLGDVRAYGLDAAAAAAFLALLWPRLRARQPIVVGVAAAVVATVLTPVLMPGLPVIIAALVAIVVGGTNWLGKDDRVDAEPDDVAEREGLP from the coding sequence GTGACCCTCGACCCGCATTTCGACGATGCGCACAGCGCCGGCGAGGGCCGCAGGGCAGCGCGCGAGGGGCTCGGCGTCGCGCTGGCGACCAGTGCGTACGGCATCTCGTTCGGCGCTCTCGCGGTCGCCGCCGGGCTCGACGTCTGGCAGACGTGCGTACTGAGCCTCGTGATGTTCACCGGTGGGTCGCAGTTCGCGTTCGTCGGCATCGTGGGCGCCGGGGGACTGGCTGCGGTGCCGGCCGCGATCGCGTCGGCGGCGCTGCTCGGAGTGCGCAATGTGGCCTACGGCATCCGCATGTCTCCGGTGGTCGGCGCGGGGTTCTGGCGCCGCGCGGCTGCGGCGCACTTCACGATCGACGAGTCGACGGCGGTGGCGCTCGCCCAGCGCTCACCGCACGCGCGGGCGCTGGGGTTCTGGGTGACCGGCATCGGGATCTATGTCGGCTGGAACCTGTCGACGCTCGCGGGCGCCCTGCTCGGCGACGTTCTCGGCGACGTCCGCGCGTACGGGCTCGACGCCGCGGCGGCCGCGGCGTTCCTCGCGCTGCTGTGGCCGCGTCTGCGCGCGCGGCAGCCGATCGTGGTCGGCGTGGCCGCGGCCGTCGTCGCGACCGTCCTCACGCCGGTCCTCATGCCTGGCCTCCCGGTCATCATCGCGGCACTCGTCGCGATCGTGGTCGGCGGGACGAACTGGCTCGGCAAGGACGACCGGGTGGACGCCGAACCCGACGACGTGGCCGAGCGGGAGGGACTGCCGTGA